One region of Erythrolamprus reginae isolate rEryReg1 chromosome 8, rEryReg1.hap1, whole genome shotgun sequence genomic DNA includes:
- the C8H1orf174 gene encoding UPF0688 protein C1orf174 homolog, with protein sequence MRARRGPSRNGTTKSPSKKPRCERKRGAKQKAGAQLGLAAEALELRLQGEEGPSKDPQDVAEENAGPGASEATQPHLSRKAEGEEEEEEPEEGGKACTAGASNALQREPGQASGQASEPDNSIFLNEDSNQPLPMDRFFGSVAFTQDLPPASFSRTNTSRREFRRMHFIAKEEEEESGDEAV encoded by the exons ATGCGGGCCCGGCGG gGTCCTTCGCGCAATGGGACCACCAAGAGTCCCTCCAAGAAGCCGAGGTGCGAAAGGAAACGGGGGGCCAAGCAGAAAGCAGGAGCTCAGCTGGGGCTGGCTGCGGAAGCCCTCGAGTTGAGGCTGCAGGGCGAGGAGGGCCCTTCCAAAGACCCCCAAGATGTAGCCGAGGAGAACGCGGGACCCGGGGCCTCTGAGGCCACCCAGCCTCACCTGTCACGGAAggcagagggagaggaagaggaggaggaaccagaggaaggagggaaggcctgCACGGCTGGCGCCTCCAACGCTTTGCAGAGGGAGCCGGGGCAGGCGTCCGGCCAAGCCAGCGAGCCGGACAACAGCATTTTCTTGAACGAGGACAGTAACCAGCCGCTGCCGATGGACCGGTTCTTTGGAAGCGTGGCGTTCACGCAG GACCTCCCACCGGCCTCCTTCTCACGGACCAACACCAGCCGGCGGGAGTTCCGAAGAATGCATTTCATCgccaaagaggaagaggaggagagtggaGACGAGGCAGTCTGA